The sequence TAGCTTCCCGGTGAAATCCAGGTCGATGAGGAGTCCGTCCTTCGCCTTGAGGGTGCTCAGCCCACTTGAGGCGGACACATCGGCGATCAGTCCATTGGTTGCCAGTCGGAAGACACGGCTGCCGTGCTCGCCGAGGACGATGATATCGTCGTATCGGTCGTTTTGCAGATCTCCGACAAGGATTTTCGAGAACGATCCGGTTGCCGGCAACTCGTTGGGGGCAGGGGAGGCGGTTGGCCGAAAGCTTCCTTTGGTATTTCGCAGCACCCGAAATCCCCCACTGCCATCGCGGACGAACAGACTGCTTTCCGTGGTTCGGTCCAGCCGGATCACCCCGATGGGTCCGCGGAAGTCCCGAGCGTTGGCACCGAGAGTCTCAGCCGTGGCGTCGACGAATTTTTGAGGGATTCCCCGGGCGTCCGGCTGGTCCAGGCGGAAGGGCACGCGAGCCTGAGTGTACTTACTCCGCTCGAACGTGGCTGCACTCACGGCGGGTCCGCCCCCGTCGGTGCTGGCCAGGTGGTGTTGGAGTTCCTGCTGGGCTTCCGCTTGCCGGCCGGCGCGGAGCAGCGCTTGAGCCAGTTGATAGCGCGCGCCCGCATGCAGGCGGTTGGGATCCATGCGCAGACCTTCACGGAAAGCGGAGATCGCCTCGTCCCATTGTTTCAACCCCATTCTCGCCATTCCGAGCTGGAAAAAGGTGGAGGTTTCGCCGGGGTCGATCTTTTTGACATTCTCCAGGGCCTTCGCGGCTTCCTCCGCATTGCTGAGTCGCAGAAAGGCGGATCCCTTGATGAAATACGCGGCGGCAGAGTTCGGCTCCAGCTTCAAGGCCTCCTCCGCTTCCCGGATCGCCTCCACGGATTCCCCATTCAATAGGTAGCAGTTCGCCAAATTGAGATGGAGATCGGAATCATGGGGAACGATCGCCTGCGCCTTCTGGTACGTGAGGAGCGCGTTCGTCGTATCGCCTTGGCTCAAGTGGTTTTTGCCAGCGATCATCAAGCTGAGGAACTGATCCGACAAAGCGCTTGCCGCCGTATCTTGTTTGCTGGCGGTGTCGGACTCGTTGCGATGACAGCCGGCGATCACCAGCGCGAGAACTAGCACGCCGACAGTTCGTAGAGCACTCCAGCACATTGATAGTCTTCTGGCTTTGAGGGTCAAATGGTGAAATCGAGCAGGGCGTCTTCGGTACGGAACTGTTCCTTTTGCTTGAGCAGGCCGTCCAAGGTGGTGTTTTCGAGGATCCGCGCGGTGACGTCGCGAACCTCCTTCATGGTCAGACGGATGAGGCAGGTGCGCTCATCCTTGCAGTCGTCGCAGGGCGCATAGGCCATCTGGCTGACGCAGGGGATGGGTGCGAGTGGCCCATCCATCAGGCGGATCACCTGGCCCAAATTGACCTCGAGCGGCGAGCGAATGAGTTCGTATCCGCCGGAGCGGCCGGACCGGCTGCGTAGTAACCCTCCGGCTTTGAGGTCCACCAGGATCGCCTCCAGAAATTTTCGAGGCAGCCGCTCGGACTCCGCGATGTCCTTAATCAGGACAGGCCCCTGTCCGCGCCGCTCCGCGAGATAAAGCAGCGCATGGATCGCATATTTGGCCTTCTTCGAAAGCATTGAGGACAGAGTAGGGGGATATGCTGGTGAGGCTCCATTCAAAAATGGCCGATGCTGTAGTGTGGGCCGTCTCGGCCCTTTACTCCTCAACCGAGGTGCGTGTGCATCAACCGGTTGCTTTTTGTTCTAGCGGGCTCTGCCAGCAGTTTAGCCAGCGGCGGAGCTACTCCGGAGTAGCTCTGGATAAGGATGGCGGTACTCCGCCACTGCTCGCTAACGTGGAATGGTTTCAGCGCCTTAGGCTCATAACCGACAAAGATTATGAAGCCAAAATACCGATTGTATCGACGGGGTGCCAGCGGTCGTTACTACGCCCAGGACCGCACAACGAACAAGCAGGAGAGCCTCGGGACGTCCGATAAAGCCGAGGCAGTTCGGCTGCTCAACGCCAAAAACGAATCCGCCTATCATCCTGCTTTCAACATTCACCTCGCGCGCACTTACCTCTCAGCCGCGGATCCAACGGTTGCTACGCGAACTTGGCAGGATGTGATGGATGCTCTGGCGAAATCGAAAATCGGGAAAGCTCCAAGCACCGCCGCGCGATATGAACGAGGACTCAAGCAGCCTGCGCTTGATACATTCCGAGATCTACCTGTGCTCCAGACACAGCCCGAACACATCCTTTCCGCGATCCAGAAGGGGACGGTCTCCACGAACAACTACCTTCGCCGATTGCACAGCTTCGCTCATCAGATGGGTTGGTTGCCTTGGCCTGTGTTGCCGATGAAGCAATGGCCTCGGATGAAGTTCAAAGAGAAGCGTGGTGTGACACTGGACGAACATCAAAGGCTCGTCTCCGCCGAATCGGACCCCGAGCGTAAAGCCTTCCTCCAGCTCTTATGGCATGTGGGGGCGTCTCAGATCGATTGTGCTTCTCTGGTCGCTGAAAACATCGACTGGAACAATAAGACAATCAGCTATCGCCGTCGCAAAAACGGGATGCCCGCCGTCTTGCGATTCGGGGAGGAGGTGGCGTCGATTCTCCGGACATTGCCGACGAGTGGGCCGCTTTTCCCGAATTGGTCCAAACTTCGCTCGGAGGAACGAGCCTCCAAATTTTATTCAAAGTGCAAGACTCTGAAGATTTCTGGAATTAGCCTTCACTCTTACCGTTACGCCTGGGCCGAACGTGCTAAGGCTGTGGGATATCCGGAGCGCTATGCCCAAGAAGCTCTGGGGCATTCTAGCGCAGCCGTTCACCGTGCCTACGCCAAAAACGCGAACGTGGAATTGCCGCCACTAGAGGATTACCGATGCTGAGCGATCCTGGGCCTTGGGTGACCTTTGGCGGGTAAGATCGGATCGGAGAACCCGGCGAAGGAGGCTGTAATCTGCCTACCGCGAATAATAACTTGCGCAAGGTTATGTTAGTGTCAGGCTTACGATGTCCGTTTTGAGAACTGATTCAACCGATTCTAATCCGCGCGCAAAGCTACGGTAACTAGGATCATCCCTCTCGAACATATGGCTTAGAGTTATTCTATTCTCTGATGCAGCAAGTCGATTGTTTGCGATAAGCCGAGCCAGCGCTACGACACCCCGTGCCGAGAGGCATTCCTTGTCTAGCAACAAGCGGTAGAGCGCAAGCTTTTCGATACCCAACACGGGGGCGGTCGTGTTTCGAACTTCCAGCACGGTCTTAGCGAATAGGAGGATCTTGTCGCCCGCATCGAGCTCCGGTACGGCTAGCTTGTAGCCCGTTCCGCGGCCTATACAGTCGATCAGGTCACTACCCTTGTTTTGAAACCCTCTGATTAACTCCATCATTCTATCTAGCCCGCCGCTTGCACTCCCCCCGATTACGCAGACAATTTGCTGATTTGGACGCTCTGAATTGAGTCTAAGCATATTGAAAGCTGCCTCGCACGCCCAGCTAGACGATACTTCCCCATCAAGTTCATCGAAAAAACAAAGCACTGGCCGTCCTGAGATCGCTTTGGCCGCTTGAACCCTCTGTTCGAAATCTTCCCGCGTTTGTTTGGTTCCGTTAAAGTAGAAGTAATCAAACTGTTCCTTGTGCTTAGAGTGCAGACTCTCGATCATGAAGGTTTTTCCGGTCCCTGGTGGTGCCCACAGGACATAGTTCTCATAGTTGTCGCTGCTCGCAGCAAGGCTATTTAGGATACTGTTAAGAAACGCTACTAGTTTTGTTCGCACATTGTGCGCGTAGCGCACTAATCCTCCGATTACCTGAAAAGAGCTTATCGAAAGCTCTTCAAGATCTATTAGCACCGCAAGGTTGGGATCTGCTTGAGAATCAGCCGCGGTCGAGGCTTCGACTGAACCGGAGTGGATGGCAATGGGTAAGTCAGCGGTCAAAACGAAATGACGGGGTCGTGAGCGTTGTGCCAGCTGCACTTTTAGTTGAATGGTTAACTTTCTAAAACTCAGACTTGAGTTCAAAGGACGATCTACCAACAAGAGCGGTTCATATCTCATGAGCCCATGCGCTGGCGTAACGAGTATCTGGTTTTCCTCCTCATCAGGAACTGACCGGCTCCAATCTCGGTTGTTCCCGGGAGGCTTAATGCCAAGCGGATCACTCGCCGTAGCCGCCCATCGGAGGCTGGCTGTTTCGGGAGCGCATCCCGTAGGTATCGCGAATAGCCAGATCCCTGTCCCTTCAGGTTTATCGCACCGAAGTAGTCTGTTTGCAGCTGGTAGTCCAGGGCAACAGTGGCTATCGAAGACAGCGAAGAACCGAAACGGACGGTCCTCGCGCTTTGCGAGAGAAGGGGTTTCGGTCTGGAATTCAGCGACGTGTTTGCATCGCCCAATCAGTAGTTCTAAGCGCCGAGCGGTACCGAGATGGTCGGTTATATCTAATCTACAGTCAGAAGTACAAGAGAGAGGTTCTTTGCTCATGAGGTTGGGTGTTGTCATCCTCCACTGCTCCGTTAGCGCGAGGTGCGTTCAGTCTTGATCCTTAAAGCACCGAGGATTTCTTATGGACTTACTCGATCAGCTTCTGTGAACTTTGGGAATTGGTTGAGGAGCAGGGCTAGCCTCCCGCTGAGCGTCGATCTATCTGTTAGGCAGTGGGAGGAGTAATACACAAGGGTTGCGATTTGTGTGCTCAGGTTCAGGCTTGATGTAATGGTCATGAACCGCTCTCCTTGTTTTGGCCAGATTTCATAAGCTATCTTTAATGCGGGCAAGTTGATATAGATCGTTTCGATCCTGGGTACTAGGTTGATGCTGTTCTCCAGAAGCCTGCCAAGGTATCCAAGTTCTAGCCATTTCCAGTCGCCTGAAGTGGAGGGCAACTCAGCGCCGAACGCGCCCTTTGTTGTTTCCAAAATGACACCTTCGCGTGAAAATGGATTCTCAATCGGATCTATTGCGCTCATCCGTGTTGGGTTAGCAACAGGAGAGTTAACCCGGGAGCCCGGAGCCAACATGAGACTCTCTGCTAGGGCGCTGCGTAGCTCCATGTCGCTGGTAGTAACGCTCCACCACATCGTGTAGGATAGCGGCCCGGAGACTCTTAGCGGGTCGAAACAGAACATGCCGGACAACACTTCGCGCCTGAGCGAGGGCTCCTGGAACAACATAAACCTCGCAGCAGGCACTGCGTCCCTTTCAAACCGGATCTTGTATGTAGGATTGGGACGCCGCTCAATCGCTAGCTGAATTTGCTCCATCACTCCCGTTGCTTCACCATCCAGGAACTCGGATTCGAACGGTTCATCTTCAAATCCTTGGTTGGATTTGTTCGCTGTGGATGGCTTATTTCCGATCAAACGATGGGAGAAATCCTTGACTGTAGAAAGCATCCGCCGTTTATCCCTCATAGGACGGAGTTCTGAAGCAATTCTTATTAGTGCTCTAAAGCTCTGCAAGAGGTGTCGTTCACGGGCTTTGTAAAAATTATCTATAGTCACACTCCTCTCTCTTCTCGATATCAGTGCTCGGACGTCCTCATGGACCGTTCTGCACTTTTGCCCGTATTCGACTGCAAGTCGATGTAGCCTGGAGGCTTCTTCAGGCCGAGAGACTCCCCCAAACCATTCTAGAAGAGCGAGGCGTTGAGGGCTGATGACGGGGAATTCGTCTCGAAGACCCTCCGAAAGCGTTCCAGAAAAGTAAGCTTGGAACCGCTGATTCATCTCTGGGTTTTTTGTGGCATTACTCAAGAGGTTGCACAGTGCGCCTGTCTTACTAAGAAGCAAAAACCCTTCTCTAGCGTAATGTCGGGTACCATTCCTTGCGAACGCGACGAAATCAGAGAGCGCGATCGCCAGATTCATAGAGTCGTGCTCTAGGATTGTGGAAATATCAGGTTTCCGCCATTTCCTTACATGTGGCTCCTGAACGTAATACCAGCCGTCCTTTTCCCTGGTATTATATACGGACCGCAATCCGTCGAACCTCGGACTCAAAAATATCGAGAGCAACCGAGCCAAAGTTCCATGGGTTCCCCATGTTGCTTTCCGAACCTCGGCTTCTAACTCATCAATGTTCTCATCCTCTTCGAAGGTCGAACGCGTAAGGCACCCGATCAGTTCACGGACTACCTCCTCGCGCGTGAGTGTCCTGTTCTCAGCAACACCCTTCGGCACATGATCTGTGACTAGGCCGAGATGACGAAGATGGCCGAACAATTCTCGATATGCACCGATGGGTAGGGCATACTTCATTTCCCCTTCGATGAAAAAGATATCAAGCGCTAGGGCGTCCAACCCAGCTTGCGAGTCTGCGCTAGAGGGCGGAGAGGCGAAGTGAGCAATTACATCGAAATCCAGCAATACGCTAAAGCATTCATAGTGGCGTAGCCTTCCGTGGATGACTTCAAACTCACGGAGTAAACGTCCTGACGTTTCGGTGTCGTTTCTCAGTTCGAGTAGGTTCCTTTCGTTTTTCAGGATTTCGAGGAACTCTGGATAGTGGCTGGGACTGCTCCCGACCGGCAGATCCATTCTAGGAATGTAAGTAGGGGCAGACGGGTTCATAGGCTTAAAAGGGGCGGTGATGCCTTAGGATCCATGCGAATCGCGACCTGACGCTGCTCCGGGGGCAAGCCATCTAAAAGCCCCATCAGTCTGACTGCCTCCCCATGGCTGGGTAGGTTAGCAAACCCGAACGCTGCCATTATAGCGGCACCCACGACTGGCCGGTATTTGGCGAAGAGAACTGGGCCTTCGTGAAATTCTCGCGAACTGGTGGTCACTACCTCACGGTAACGTTTGCTATGCTCGAACATACCCCCTTGGAGCACCAGCGGTAATGTTCGAGCTTCGGGGAAGCGGCGGCACGCTAGCTGGATACTTTCCGTCATCTGTTCTGCTGATTTCACGATCAGATCCCTAGCCAGAGTGTTGGCTACGTCACGGTCACACACATCCGTGACGACTTGTGCTAGTTGCGCAAATGAGATTCGCCATCCTCGGGGTTCAGATTCGACCAGAATATCAAACCATTCCTGGAGTTGCTCAAACCCATCGATCGGCGCGTGAAAAACGCTCTCATGGTAGGTCTCCTGTGGCGTGTCCGTGTTCCGTCTAACATAATCCGCAAGGGGAAAAAACAATTCTGGGATCTGACCAGTGCGTGCTTCTTCACGACCCAAGCTTCTGAAAAGATCCACGACCAATTGGAATCCACTTCCGAAGTCCCCAATAATTGGTCCCCAACCGTCAATTTTTCGGTTGCCACAATTTGGAATTCCACCGTCTCCAACAAAGACCGAGGCCCCGGTGCCTGCGAAAGCGCACATGCCCTTGTAGGAGAATACCCCCGCCAATAATCCTGCCCAAGTATCATCCGCGACTAAGAACTTGGCCCTGTTGGTGGGATCATCCTCACCCAAGTATGAACTAGCCAAGTTTCGCCAAACTCGGTCTTGATCATCGATTCGTGCAGCACCAGCGCAGACCACCGTAGTTCTCTGAGCTCTGCTGATCAAGTGTTCGATCCCGGTCTCCTTCTCAAGATCGGCAATCAGTCTATAGAAGTTCGCGGATGCCTCATTGTCATCATCCGTGTGGAAATTCACCCGCTTGCCCTCGACAGCTCCAAGCGCACCTCGTTCTAGGTCGAACGCCAAAGCGGAGCTCCGCGTATGTCCTCCTGATACTCCAACAAAGAGACGTTCGTATGTATCGCTCATTTAGCAGTAGCAAGTTTGCCTTGGTTAATGGAAATACTCCATAAATCCATCGTTAAGGAATGGTACCGCTGTCGTTCTATCGCAGTCCAGAAAATTCTCTTGAAGTTATTCGCCAGTTCGCCAGGGGTGCATGACAAATTTCTTCGCAGGAGCAGTTTTTGTTAATGGCGGCGTGAAAATGGGGTAAAAGCGCCGGTTTGAAAGTGCAGTGACCAGGCTGCCTTTCTTGTATCGGCGGGCTTCCTTCTGATGCAGAAAATGGGACCAGACCGCAAGCCTCCGTGGGCGGTCAACCGTTGATCGGTGAAACTAATCCGGATGGATGGCGAGCCCGTTTTCGTATCGATTTGTAGCCGCACCGTTTGGTTCGCCTCCTGTCGAGGCTCTGGATCTTTTTTCGTTTCATCAACGACAAGCTCACCAGACGGTGCATTTCCTTTCAACTGAATCGTTCCGGCTAAGAATGAGACAAGCCCAACGGGGTGGTAGGGAGAGTACCAAGGATAGTTTCCGACGAGCATCGTGGCGAGCGCTTGCATTCTCCAAGATTCCTCGGCCTCTCTAGACCAGTAGGTCGTTCTTAAACGGGTGTGGGTGAGCGCCGATCCGGAATGAGCATCCTCATGCTGGTTTACAAATCTACTGTGTGCTCAGCGTTGCTGGTTCTGGGCGAGAATCTCAACAAGCGTAAACGATTGAAGCGGGTTTGAGGGAGCCAGAAATGTTGTGACAACTAACGCTTTGCCACCAGCGGATTTCTGGATTGAGAGGATCTTTCCGCCGTTCTGGATCGCTCGATAGTTTGCATGAACGCGTGTATCCTCAAGTTCTCCCCAATCGCCGCTCTCATGGCGACCCACCACTGACCACAGTTCTTCCGGGGCGCAGGAACTTCTTGCGTCTTCCGACCAAATCACGCAGCCTCCACAAAACCTCGAGAAACCTGCGATTCCTCCCTCCTGTGTTGATGTTGCCGCTGCCGGTGCTGGGTCAAGGCGGTCCGTGGTAATCGTCAACATAACGAACACCAGTAACGCCGCCTCGCGCTAATCCAAGTCACGATAGAGCACCAGGCTGTTGTACTCGATATGCGCACACTCAAAACCATAGGGTACCTCCTCTAACAACGTACCTATCATAATCCCCCGTACCTGTCCATTAATCGATTCCCGGCAGCTTCCCGCAGCATGCCAGCAAGATACATCTCAACTGCCTCACTGCGCGACACCCGTGGCCCGCGCTTGCCTAAGTCATTATCGGCTGAGCAGGGAAAGGACTAAGGCCAGAAATAGTCCCTACCCACCTCAGGAGGCTCATCGAACTTCAACGCGGAGGAGATCCTTCGCACGGGAAGAGGCGGCGGATTAGTGGTAACCTATGGAGCTCCTAATGAAATCGCACTGCTACAGCCCCGGCGCTGAGGTGTGAACCGATCCTCTTCAGTACTCCACCTTAAACGTCGGCGAGTCCTCCACCCGCATGTTTCGCTTGTCGTAAAGTCGAGTGGTCGAAATACTCGAGTGCCCGAGCCACTCCTGAACTCTTGCGATATCCGAACCATGCTCAAGCGCGTTGGTCGCCGCCGTGGCTCGCAACGAATGTGGCCCCACCCCCTCGCTCAAAATCCCAAGCTCCCGCGCATACCGCGCCACAACATCCCGATAAACCGACCCCGGAGAGATCCCCATCCCTTTCTGCTTCTCCCGGTGAGTGATCACACGAAAAAGGGGACCATCCATTTCTTCCGCATGCCCCGCCACCAACAGATACTCCTCAATGAGCCTCACCGCTTTCGGATGCACCGGCACATACCGAATCTTCCCGCCTTTCCCGTGAACCGTGAAATTCTTAACGCCGCGCCGAAGAGAGAAATCTTTTACGCGGAGCGAGCAGAGCTCAGCACGCCGGAGTGCATGGTAAAGAAGGACTGAAAGAATCGCTCTGTCTCGTTTCCCCTTAAGCGTCCCCTCGGGCGGTGCATCACCGAGCGCCTTGGCTTGAGCATCCGAGAGTGCCGGAGTTTTTCCTTCATTTGCCCCGTCCTTCGGGCGAGCTACACCCTTTACCGGGTTGTGGGTCACCGCGTTTGATTCGCAGAGATACTCAAAAATGTCAGAGACAGCGGAGAGCTTTCTTCGGATTGAAGCGGGTGAGAGATTTTGACGTTCAAGATTTTTACGCCAAGCGATGACATGCGATCTGGTGATGACCCGGAATTCTTCCGGTGCTTCGATTCCGGTAAATTTCATGAAGGCGGATAAGTCTGCCCGGTAAGCTTTCCGGGTGTTTTCGTTTTTGATGTTGGCAAACCACTCGACCTCCGGCGGCACCTGGGCCAGGCGTTGAAATTCGGGCCGCGTCAAAATCCTGTTTGAATCTTGGGCAGTAGGGGAGGCGGGCGTGAGAATCTGTTTTGGAACGGGTAGTGCCATGAAAGTGTGCTCCGGGTGGGGTAGGCTTTGGAGCACTATAAAATAGGTTATGGTACTCCGAAAGAGGGGGACTGCGGGGAGGGACGAAGAAGGTTGGTTTGGCTCGGGGCCGGGTGGCTTGGGTCGGGACAACTGTGAGGCGCGAGGGTTTTGTGTTTTATTGCCGAAGAACCCTTGCGCAAGGAATGGTTATGATCATACATCCGACTTCTTGCGCAGCCTTTTCCTTTAGCATCGCATTTTTTTCATTCCGAGGAGTCATCCCTTCTGCAGTGTGGATTCCAATTGCTGCTCTGACATCCCCCTTGAGCCCTTCAACGCGCCCCACAAAACTTCACTCAAGAAGAAACAGTTGACACAGACCTACTCTTCCGTAGGGTCACTCGCTCATCAACATTAGGGGTTTCTAATCGTCCCAACTATGTCGAGTGCAAAGACGAATCATTGGATGGTATTCTATCAGGTACTTTCAGTCGCACAAGTCGCGAGTGGATTCATCGTCGCCTCTACAGGCGCTATTCTGAAAGCAGACGCAGCACTTTGGCCTGTTTTTAAGGGACTCATCGTACCGGCGCAGAGCAATGCATTCTGGATCATCCCGACATTTACCCTTCTTACCGGCACTGCAAAGCTTGCAAAGGATCAGATCAAAGAGCCTTGGTTCTGGGATACTTTGCACTCGGTTCTCGAGAGGATTCGGGAGTCAG is a genomic window of Verrucomicrobiales bacterium containing:
- a CDS encoding tyrosine-type recombinase/integrase, whose protein sequence is MKPKYRLYRRGASGRYYAQDRTTNKQESLGTSDKAEAVRLLNAKNESAYHPAFNIHLARTYLSAADPTVATRTWQDVMDALAKSKIGKAPSTAARYERGLKQPALDTFRDLPVLQTQPEHILSAIQKGTVSTNNYLRRLHSFAHQMGWLPWPVLPMKQWPRMKFKEKRGVTLDEHQRLVSAESDPERKAFLQLLWHVGASQIDCASLVAENIDWNNKTISYRRRKNGMPAVLRFGEEVASILRTLPTSGPLFPNWSKLRSEERASKFYSKCKTLKISGISLHSYRYAWAERAKAVGYPERYAQEALGHSSAAVHRAYAKNANVELPPLEDYRC
- a CDS encoding AAA family ATPase is translated as MRYEPLLLVDRPLNSSLSFRKLTIQLKVQLAQRSRPRHFVLTADLPIAIHSGSVEASTAADSQADPNLAVLIDLEELSISSFQVIGGLVRYAHNVRTKLVAFLNSILNSLAASSDNYENYVLWAPPGTGKTFMIESLHSKHKEQFDYFYFNGTKQTREDFEQRVQAAKAISGRPVLCFFDELDGEVSSSWACEAAFNMLRLNSERPNQQIVCVIGGSASGGLDRMMELIRGFQNKGSDLIDCIGRGTGYKLAVPELDAGDKILLFAKTVLEVRNTTAPVLGIEKLALYRLLLDKECLSARGVVALARLIANNRLAASENRITLSHMFERDDPSYRSFARGLESVESVLKTDIVSLTLT
- a CDS encoding tyrosine-type recombinase/integrase gives rise to the protein MTRPEFQRLAQVPPEVEWFANIKNENTRKAYRADLSAFMKFTGIEAPEEFRVITRSHVIAWRKNLERQNLSPASIRRKLSAVSDIFEYLCESNAVTHNPVKGVARPKDGANEGKTPALSDAQAKALGDAPPEGTLKGKRDRAILSVLLYHALRRAELCSLRVKDFSLRRGVKNFTVHGKGGKIRYVPVHPKAVRLIEEYLLVAGHAEEMDGPLFRVITHREKQKGMGISPGSVYRDVVARYARELGILSEGVGPHSLRATAATNALEHGSDIARVQEWLGHSSISTTRLYDKRNMRVEDSPTFKVEY
- a CDS encoding Rrf2 family transcriptional regulator yields the protein MLSKKAKYAIHALLYLAERRGQGPVLIKDIAESERLPRKFLEAILVDLKAGGLLRSRSGRSGGYELIRSPLEVNLGQVIRLMDGPLAPIPCVSQMAYAPCDDCKDERTCLIRLTMKEVRDVTARILENTTLDGLLKQKEQFRTEDALLDFTI